A DNA window from Gordonia sp. SID5947 contains the following coding sequences:
- a CDS encoding DEAD/DEAH box helicase family protein, producing the protein MKFTLKDYQVDAVDKILTRLGYAREDWRGRDERTTFALSSTTGSGKTVIAATVIEALLHGSDEFDVEADQTAVVLWVSKDPSLNEQTRGRFIECADRIPPGDLVLLDKTFAGDSLKTGKIYFINPDKLSKTADFVKHTDSRHYTFWEILDNTIADEDKTLYVVLDEAHEGMKASSSNDQTIVQKIINGNGVNRAVPIVLGISATVQRFDSAMEKASVFTKRSNVEIEPKDVQASGLLKNSLTLDIPTRPATSRRQWCATQQSTLSRCASGGTATASKKVLSRYCRCWWCRSRTRPQVRKTRRRASPRRTTSFA; encoded by the coding sequence ATGAAGTTCACGCTAAAGGACTATCAGGTCGATGCCGTCGACAAAATCCTGACAAGACTCGGCTACGCCAGGGAAGACTGGCGCGGCCGCGATGAACGGACGACGTTCGCGCTGTCGTCGACGACCGGGTCCGGAAAAACCGTGATCGCCGCAACGGTGATCGAGGCGCTGCTGCACGGCAGCGATGAGTTCGACGTCGAGGCTGATCAGACCGCAGTTGTGCTGTGGGTCTCCAAGGACCCCTCGCTCAACGAACAGACCAGAGGGCGATTCATCGAGTGCGCTGACAGAATCCCACCCGGCGACCTGGTACTGCTGGACAAGACCTTCGCCGGCGATTCGCTGAAGACCGGCAAGATCTACTTCATCAATCCCGACAAGCTCAGCAAAACGGCCGATTTCGTCAAGCACACTGACTCACGCCACTACACATTCTGGGAGATTCTGGACAACACGATTGCCGACGAGGACAAGACGCTTTACGTGGTGCTTGACGAGGCGCATGAGGGTATGAAGGCTTCGTCGAGCAACGACCAAACGATCGTCCAGAAGATCATCAACGGCAACGGGGTGAACCGAGCGGTCCCGATCGTGCTTGGAATCTCGGCGACAGTGCAACGCTTCGACTCTGCTATGGAGAAGGCTTCAGTCTTCACCAAGCGCAGCAACGTCGAGATCGAGCCGAAAGATGTGCAGGCGTCGGGACTGCTGAAGAACTCTCTGACGCTCGACATCCCGACGAGGCCGGCGACTTCTCGACGACAATGGTGCGCGACGCAACAATCGACTTTGTCGAGGTGTGCGAGCGGTGGGACAGCTACTGCGAGCAAGAAGGTATTGAGCCGGTACTGCCGCTGCTGGTGGTGCAGATCCCGAACAAGACCGCAGGTGAGAAAGACTCGGAGAAGGGCCTCGCCGAGGAGAACGACCTCATTCGCATAG
- a CDS encoding DUF1508 domain-containing protein, protein MAGKFELYKDRADKFRFRLKAANGEIIASSEAYESKSAAQNGIDSVKRNAADAAINDQT, encoded by the coding sequence GTGGCGGGCAAGTTTGAACTGTACAAGGACAGGGCCGACAAATTCCGGTTTCGGCTGAAGGCGGCGAACGGCGAGATCATCGCCTCCAGTGAGGCATATGAGTCAAAGTCGGCCGCCCAAAACGGTATTGATTCGGTGAAACGCAACGCCGCAGATGCAGCGATCAATGACCAAACGTGA
- a CDS encoding DNA methyltransferase, whose translation MEDSLRFFVKDKPEALILDFFAGSGTTAHAVMRLNREDDGRRRSILVTNNEVNDEEVSLLKRGLRPGDSDWDSRGICERVTKPRITAAVTGCTPEGITIDGDYAFSDEYPMADGFEENVEFFTLTYENAALVELDLAFERISPLLWLRAGAEGRVIDIRCDTFDVAEKYAVLFSVDAASAFLSVVDRTKGLRVVYIVTDDEPQYQAIVGQLPDGVEPVRLYESYLRTFQINTGRA comes from the coding sequence GTGGAGGATTCGCTGAGGTTCTTCGTCAAGGACAAGCCGGAGGCACTCATCCTCGATTTTTTCGCCGGCTCAGGGACGACCGCACATGCGGTGATGAGGCTTAACAGGGAGGATGACGGTCGCCGCCGGTCGATCCTGGTCACCAATAACGAGGTCAACGACGAGGAGGTCTCACTGCTGAAGCGTGGATTGCGTCCCGGCGACTCCGACTGGGATTCGCGCGGCATCTGCGAGCGCGTCACCAAGCCTCGGATCACTGCAGCCGTGACCGGCTGCACCCCCGAAGGCATCACGATCGACGGCGACTATGCGTTCAGCGACGAGTATCCAATGGCCGACGGGTTCGAGGAGAACGTCGAATTCTTCACACTGACCTACGAGAACGCCGCGCTAGTCGAGCTGGATCTGGCATTCGAGAGGATCTCACCTCTGCTGTGGTTGCGGGCTGGCGCCGAGGGCAGGGTCATCGACATACGCTGCGACACTTTTGATGTGGCTGAGAAGTACGCGGTGTTGTTCAGTGTCGACGCCGCAAGTGCGTTCCTGTCGGTGGTCGATAGAACTAAAGGGCTGAGGGTGGTCTACATCGTCACTGACGATGAGCCGCAATACCAGGCGATCGTGGGGCAGCTGCCCGACGGCGTGGAGCCGGTCAGGCTTTACGAGTCGTACCTGCGCACATTCCAAATCAACACTGGGAGAGCCTGA
- a CDS encoding pentapeptide repeat-containing protein, whose protein sequence is MTDADLTHATLIGATFNGADLTGACGTGIQWPVWYTPEPSRVNHTNDKHTPCPRHG, encoded by the coding sequence CTGACCGACGCCGACCTGACCCATGCGACCCTGATCGGCGCGACCTTCAACGGCGCGGACCTGACCGGCGCCTGTGGCACAGGCATACAGTGGCCAGTCTGGTACACACCAGAGCCCAGCCGTGTTAATCATACTAACGACAAACACACGCCATGCCCGAGACACGGATAA
- a CDS encoding SHOCT domain-containing protein has translation MTRLAELHASGALSDAEFADAKRHLLT, from the coding sequence TTGACGAGGCTGGCCGAACTCCACGCTTCCGGGGCACTGTCTGACGCTGAATTCGCTGACGCGAAGCGCCACTTACTCACTTGA
- a CDS encoding pentapeptide repeat-containing protein, with protein sequence MAGATLAGADLTGADLTGADLTGAILPSRT encoded by the coding sequence CTGGCTGGCGCGACCCTGGCCGGCGCGGACCTGACCGGCGCGGACCTGACCGGCGCGGACCTGACCGGCGCGATCCTGCCCTCGCGGACCTGA
- a CDS encoding DUF6308 family protein gives MSITIPTVLQTDDPTAAAAVLRCYFGDPYPGTAYTGATFDNWDSTGTRAADANIFTADDFIAIGFLSVNAGPAAAREILRDQRDEFVEYLTAVGVDRDLADEPGPIDLTWPAWLLDTRLRSVRGIGTTIASKLIARKRPRLYPIWDEVVVDVLGTRGGPHLAPIHQALRTDADLRRRIRGARTEARLPDHISELRILDTLAWMQGESNRGR, from the coding sequence ATGAGCATTACGATCCCGACCGTCCTGCAAACTGACGATCCCACCGCTGCGGCAGCGGTCCTTCGGTGCTATTTCGGTGACCCTTACCCGGGGACCGCATACACTGGCGCCACCTTCGACAATTGGGACTCCACCGGCACCAGAGCCGCGGACGCCAACATCTTCACTGCCGACGACTTCATCGCCATCGGATTCTTATCCGTCAATGCCGGCCCTGCGGCGGCACGAGAGATTCTGCGTGACCAGCGTGACGAGTTCGTCGAATATTTGACCGCTGTCGGAGTGGACCGCGACCTCGCCGACGAACCCGGCCCCATCGACCTCACCTGGCCGGCCTGGCTGCTTGACACCCGGCTCCGATCCGTGCGAGGTATCGGCACCACCATTGCGTCGAAACTGATCGCCCGCAAACGTCCCCGGCTCTACCCCATTTGGGACGAGGTTGTCGTCGACGTCCTCGGTACCCGCGGAGGGCCACACCTCGCCCCTATCCACCAGGCACTGCGCACCGATGCTGATCTTCGCCGGCGCATCCGCGGTGCCCGCACGGAAGCCAGGCTCCCCGACCACATCAGCGAACTCCGTATCCTCGACACCCTTGCCTGGATGCAGGGAGAGTCGAACAGAGGCCGATAG
- a CDS encoding restriction endonuclease, which yields MNWSSSIQAARSKTIYAAAGLLHGMTWQQAERYVCGWMQNTSHYEDAQLTSPGADDGIDIVCDEAIAQVKHHQTAVGIAEVQRMLGIAAALNKQALFFSASGYTRRQPFSPLGTASRATPTPGT from the coding sequence ATGAACTGGTCGAGCAGCATCCAAGCGGCGAGATCGAAAACAATCTATGCTGCAGCAGGATTACTGCACGGCATGACTTGGCAGCAGGCCGAGCGCTATGTGTGTGGGTGGATGCAAAACACATCGCACTACGAAGATGCCCAACTGACGTCTCCGGGCGCTGACGACGGTATTGACATCGTATGTGACGAGGCGATTGCACAGGTCAAGCATCATCAAACGGCCGTCGGGATCGCCGAGGTGCAGCGCATGCTGGGGATCGCGGCCGCATTGAACAAGCAGGCATTATTCTTCTCCGCTTCGGGGTATACCCGAAGGCAACCATTTTCGCCGCTAGGTACCGCATCGCGTGCTACACCTACCCCCGGTACGTGA